The Clarias gariepinus isolate MV-2021 ecotype Netherlands chromosome 4, CGAR_prim_01v2, whole genome shotgun sequence genome window below encodes:
- the mastl gene encoding serine/threonine-protein kinase greatwall isoform X1, giving the protein MEAEEKSAGAPAMSVDVPKPPSIEDFTVLKPISRGAFGKVFLARKNNNSKLYAVKVVKKADMVDKNMSDQMRAERDALALSKSPFIVHLYYSLQTASKVYLVMEYLIGGDVKSLLHVYGYFDEDMSLKYISEVALALDYLHRHGIIHRDLKPDNMLISNQGHIKLTDFGLSKVKLDRELNLMDILTTPSLAKPKKDYFRTPGQVLSLISSLGLNTPVMDGKRHCSASAVASPMTCGKAVHRKSSLCSPLLARRRELPRSPICSSRGLGANSVFSPSMLAKSLTPRLMKSRKRFESLGSAHSCMLRSTDSESCISPLWEDEQKPEGDENAPPPNIKDEYGSGVEGKLNGEMWIPENDTPQTPLHNSSSRSVYGNQQCSVRAVCRNVKPDISAGKRLPFSESDLYVTPGKTPLRASCLLKSDTSVVSACRSLEKGSALKPGSSVKRVFLEVDKSPEQDEIQAKKSNAEYKRCFPVPEDDSRLHTGLTGIFSAVGLGNATGIPKQSSPAKVAKNLLCELEEPGENIPISCLTSSSPQERRRSLSLDSDSSVHEMSVITTTPPPRAEKEALVSSFEDENETSVVLDVASVSASLKHHEDDHHLHIASSTLLKSPLFLKPKNVVAFRSYCSSINRSNLSYGSRLSLASMEGMDVSTSTSFQTAPVAVTPAQKKRRSLNSSLYQTPQPMALSHTPYRTPKSVRRGPEPAENAPILGTPDYLAPELLVGKNHVSGSVAYDFMVDWWALGVCLFEFLTGVPPFNDETPQLVFQNILNRDIPWPDEEEELSSNARGAIEILLSTDVSKRAGLKELKEHAFFAGLDWDNLQNQAMPFIPEPHDETDTSYFEARNTAQHLALSGFSL; this is encoded by the exons atggaGGCAGAGGAGAAATCAGCGGGAGCTCCGGCGATGAGTGTGGACGTGCCCAAGCCGCCCTCCATCGAGGACTTCACGGTGCTGAAGCCGATCAGCCGCGGCGCCTTCGGGAAAGTGTTCCTGGCGCGGAAGAACAACAACTCCAAACTGTACGCTGTGAAG GTGGTTAAGAAAGCAGACATGGTGGATAAGAACATGAGCGATCAGATGCGGGCGGAGAGAGACGCTCTGGCCCTCAGCAAAAGCCCCTTCATCGTGCACCTGTACTACTCCCTGCAGACGGCCAGCAAGGTGTATCTG GTCATGGAGTACCTGATCGGCGGCGACGTCAAGTCTCTGCTCCACGTCTACGGCTACTTCGACGAGGACATGTCCTTAAAATACATCTCAGAAGTGGCACTAGCTCTGGACTACCTGCACAGACACGGCATCATTCACAG GGATCTAAAACCTGATAACATGCTGATCAGCAACCAGGGCCACATCAAGCTCACCGACTTCGGCCTCTCCAAAGTCAAACTCGACAGGG AATTGAACCTCATGGATATATTGACCACGCCCTCTCTGGCCAAGCCGAAGAAGGATTATTTCCGGACACCTGGTCAAGTTTTGTCCCTGATAAGTTCTCTTGGTCTC AACACTCCCGTGATGGATGGGAAGCGTCACTGCAGCGCCTCGGCCGTGGCCAGTCCCATGACGTGTGGGAAAGCCGTGCACAGAAAGAGCTCGCTGTGTTCACCGTTGTTGGCTAGAAGACGGGAGCTCCCGCGTTCCCCCATCTGCTCGTCACGAGGCCTCG GAGCCAACAGCGTATTCAGTCCCAGCATGCTGGCCAAAAGTCTGACCCCGAGGCTGATGAAATCCAGGAAGAGGTTCGAGTCTCTGGGCAGTGCTCACTCATGCATGCTGCGCTCCACTGACTCTGAGAGCTGCATCAGCCCGCTGTGGGAGGACGAGCAG AAACCAGAAGGAGATGAAAACGCCCCGCCTCCAAACATAAAGGACGAATATGGATCAGGTGTGGAGGGAAAGCTGAACGGTGAAATGTGGATTCCTGAAAACGACACTCCCCAGACTCCGCTTCATAACTCCTCCTCAAGATCAGTGTATGGAAATCAACAGTGCTCAGTCAGAGCGGTTTGTAGGAACGTAAAGCCAGATATTTCAGCAGGAAAGAGACTCCCATTCTCCGAGTCTGATCTCTACGTCACACCCGGGAAGACTCCGCTCAGAGCCTCGTGTCTTCTGAAGTCTGACACGAGCGTCGTCAGTGCTTGTAGATCTTTGGAGAAAGGATCCGCTCTGAAACCAGGCTCGTCAGTAAAACGAGTCTTTTTGGAGGTAGACAAGAGCCCTGAACAAGATGAGATCCAAGCCAAAAAGAGCAATGCCGAGTACAAGCGGTGTTTTCCCGTTCCGGAGGACGACTCCAGACTCCATACAGGTCTGACCGGGATTTTCTCCGCTGTGGGTTTGGGGAATGCCACAGGAATCCCCAAACAGTCCAGCCCTGCTAAAGTGGCCAAGAATCTTTTGTGCGAGCTGGAGGAACCGGGCGAGAACATTCCCATCTCCTGCCtcacttcttcttctcctcaaGAGAGGAGACGAAGCCTGAGCTTGGACTCGGACAGCTCGGTTCATGAAATGTCTGTGATCACGACCACGCCTCCTCCCCGTGCAGAAAAAGAAGCCCTGGTGTCCTCGTTTGAGGACGAAAATGAAACATCAGTCGTTTTAGACGTGGCGTCCGTCTCAGCTTCTTTGAAACATCACGAAGACGATCATCACCTCCATATTGCCTCGAGCACTCTGCTCAAGTCGCCGCTGTTCCTCAAGCCTAAAAACGTTGTGGCTTTCAGAAGCTACTGCAGCTCCATCAACCGCTCCAACCTGTCCTACGGCTCGCGCCTCAGCCTGGCCTCCATGGAGGGCATGGACGTCTCAACGTCCACCTCGTTCCAGACCGCACCTGTCGCCGTCACGCCTGCGCAGAAGAAGAGACGCAGCCTCAACAGCTCACTTTACCAG ACCCCTCAGCCGATGGCGCTGTCTCACACCCCTTATCGAACACCCAAAAGTGTACGTAGAGGTCCAGAACCAGCGGAGAACGCCCCGATCCTCGGGACCCCAGACTACCTGGCTCCAGAGCTGTTAGTAGGGAAGAATCACG TTTCAGGATCAGTTGCGTATG ACTTCATGGTGGACTGGTGGGCGCTGGGCGTGTGTCTGTTCGAGTTCCTCACGGGAGTGCCTCCGTTCAACGACGAAACTCCTCAACTCGTCTTCCAGAACATCCTCAATCGAG ATATCCCATGGCCTGATGAGGAAGAGGAGTTGTCCTCCAACGCGCGAGGTGCCATAGAGATTCTCCTCAGTACAGACGTCAGCAAACGGGCTGGGCTTAAAG AGTTGAAAGAGCACGCATTCTTTGCCGGTTTGGACTGGGACAATCTCCAGAACCAGGCCATGCCTTTCATTCCCGAGCCACACGACGAGACAGACACGTCCTACTTTGAGGCGAGAAACACTGCGCAACATCTGGCTCTCTCTGGCTTCAGCCTTTAA
- the mastl gene encoding serine/threonine-protein kinase greatwall isoform X2, which yields MEAEEKSAGAPAMSVDVPKPPSIEDFTVLKPISRGAFGKVFLARKNNNSKLYAVKVVKKADMVDKNMSDQMRAERDALALSKSPFIVHLYYSLQTASKVYLVMEYLIGGDVKSLLHVYGYFDEDMSLKYISEVALALDYLHRHGIIHRDLKPDNMLISNQGHIKLTDFGLSKVKLDRELNLMDILTTPSLAKPKKDYFRTPGQVLSLISSLGLNTPVMDGKRHCSASAVASPMTCGKAVHRKSSLCSPLLARRRELPRSPICSSRGLGANSVFSPSMLAKSLTPRLMKSRKRFESLGSAHSCMLRSTDSESCISPLWEDEQKPEGDENAPPPNIKDEYGSGVEGKLNGEMWIPENDTPQTPLHNSSSRSVYGNQQCSVRAVCRNVKPDISAGKRLPFSESDLYVTPGKTPLRASCLLKSDTSVVSACRSLEKGSALKPGSSVKRVFLEVDKSPEQDEIQAKKSNAEYKRCFPVPEDDSRLHTGLTGIFSAVGLGNATGIPKQSSPAKVAKNLLCELEEPGENIPISCLTSSSPQERRRSLSLDSDSSVHEMSVITTTPPPRAEKEALVSSFEDENETSVVLDVASVSASLKHHEDDHHLHIASSTLLKSPLFLKPKNVVAFRSYCSSINRSNLSYGSRLSLASMEGMDVSTSTSFQTAPVAVTPAQKKRRSLNSSLYQTPQPMALSHTPYRTPKSVRRGPEPAENAPILGTPDYLAPELLVGKNHDFMVDWWALGVCLFEFLTGVPPFNDETPQLVFQNILNRDIPWPDEEEELSSNARGAIEILLSTDVSKRAGLKELKEHAFFAGLDWDNLQNQAMPFIPEPHDETDTSYFEARNTAQHLALSGFSL from the exons atggaGGCAGAGGAGAAATCAGCGGGAGCTCCGGCGATGAGTGTGGACGTGCCCAAGCCGCCCTCCATCGAGGACTTCACGGTGCTGAAGCCGATCAGCCGCGGCGCCTTCGGGAAAGTGTTCCTGGCGCGGAAGAACAACAACTCCAAACTGTACGCTGTGAAG GTGGTTAAGAAAGCAGACATGGTGGATAAGAACATGAGCGATCAGATGCGGGCGGAGAGAGACGCTCTGGCCCTCAGCAAAAGCCCCTTCATCGTGCACCTGTACTACTCCCTGCAGACGGCCAGCAAGGTGTATCTG GTCATGGAGTACCTGATCGGCGGCGACGTCAAGTCTCTGCTCCACGTCTACGGCTACTTCGACGAGGACATGTCCTTAAAATACATCTCAGAAGTGGCACTAGCTCTGGACTACCTGCACAGACACGGCATCATTCACAG GGATCTAAAACCTGATAACATGCTGATCAGCAACCAGGGCCACATCAAGCTCACCGACTTCGGCCTCTCCAAAGTCAAACTCGACAGGG AATTGAACCTCATGGATATATTGACCACGCCCTCTCTGGCCAAGCCGAAGAAGGATTATTTCCGGACACCTGGTCAAGTTTTGTCCCTGATAAGTTCTCTTGGTCTC AACACTCCCGTGATGGATGGGAAGCGTCACTGCAGCGCCTCGGCCGTGGCCAGTCCCATGACGTGTGGGAAAGCCGTGCACAGAAAGAGCTCGCTGTGTTCACCGTTGTTGGCTAGAAGACGGGAGCTCCCGCGTTCCCCCATCTGCTCGTCACGAGGCCTCG GAGCCAACAGCGTATTCAGTCCCAGCATGCTGGCCAAAAGTCTGACCCCGAGGCTGATGAAATCCAGGAAGAGGTTCGAGTCTCTGGGCAGTGCTCACTCATGCATGCTGCGCTCCACTGACTCTGAGAGCTGCATCAGCCCGCTGTGGGAGGACGAGCAG AAACCAGAAGGAGATGAAAACGCCCCGCCTCCAAACATAAAGGACGAATATGGATCAGGTGTGGAGGGAAAGCTGAACGGTGAAATGTGGATTCCTGAAAACGACACTCCCCAGACTCCGCTTCATAACTCCTCCTCAAGATCAGTGTATGGAAATCAACAGTGCTCAGTCAGAGCGGTTTGTAGGAACGTAAAGCCAGATATTTCAGCAGGAAAGAGACTCCCATTCTCCGAGTCTGATCTCTACGTCACACCCGGGAAGACTCCGCTCAGAGCCTCGTGTCTTCTGAAGTCTGACACGAGCGTCGTCAGTGCTTGTAGATCTTTGGAGAAAGGATCCGCTCTGAAACCAGGCTCGTCAGTAAAACGAGTCTTTTTGGAGGTAGACAAGAGCCCTGAACAAGATGAGATCCAAGCCAAAAAGAGCAATGCCGAGTACAAGCGGTGTTTTCCCGTTCCGGAGGACGACTCCAGACTCCATACAGGTCTGACCGGGATTTTCTCCGCTGTGGGTTTGGGGAATGCCACAGGAATCCCCAAACAGTCCAGCCCTGCTAAAGTGGCCAAGAATCTTTTGTGCGAGCTGGAGGAACCGGGCGAGAACATTCCCATCTCCTGCCtcacttcttcttctcctcaaGAGAGGAGACGAAGCCTGAGCTTGGACTCGGACAGCTCGGTTCATGAAATGTCTGTGATCACGACCACGCCTCCTCCCCGTGCAGAAAAAGAAGCCCTGGTGTCCTCGTTTGAGGACGAAAATGAAACATCAGTCGTTTTAGACGTGGCGTCCGTCTCAGCTTCTTTGAAACATCACGAAGACGATCATCACCTCCATATTGCCTCGAGCACTCTGCTCAAGTCGCCGCTGTTCCTCAAGCCTAAAAACGTTGTGGCTTTCAGAAGCTACTGCAGCTCCATCAACCGCTCCAACCTGTCCTACGGCTCGCGCCTCAGCCTGGCCTCCATGGAGGGCATGGACGTCTCAACGTCCACCTCGTTCCAGACCGCACCTGTCGCCGTCACGCCTGCGCAGAAGAAGAGACGCAGCCTCAACAGCTCACTTTACCAG ACCCCTCAGCCGATGGCGCTGTCTCACACCCCTTATCGAACACCCAAAAGTGTACGTAGAGGTCCAGAACCAGCGGAGAACGCCCCGATCCTCGGGACCCCAGACTACCTGGCTCCAGAGCTGTTAGTAGGGAAGAATCACG ACTTCATGGTGGACTGGTGGGCGCTGGGCGTGTGTCTGTTCGAGTTCCTCACGGGAGTGCCTCCGTTCAACGACGAAACTCCTCAACTCGTCTTCCAGAACATCCTCAATCGAG ATATCCCATGGCCTGATGAGGAAGAGGAGTTGTCCTCCAACGCGCGAGGTGCCATAGAGATTCTCCTCAGTACAGACGTCAGCAAACGGGCTGGGCTTAAAG AGTTGAAAGAGCACGCATTCTTTGCCGGTTTGGACTGGGACAATCTCCAGAACCAGGCCATGCCTTTCATTCCCGAGCCACACGACGAGACAGACACGTCCTACTTTGAGGCGAGAAACACTGCGCAACATCTGGCTCTCTCTGGCTTCAGCCTTTAA